In Legionella cardiaca, a genomic segment contains:
- a CDS encoding dihydrofolate reductase family protein produces MLAKCSVFIATSLDGFIARDDGSIDWLTKANNLAPSGEDGGYKSFISTVDGLVMGRYSFEKVLSFETWPYGDLPVMVMTNHPIEIPVHLKKCVSTSSETPTELVNRLTNEGYKHLYIDGGITIQNFIASGLINELTITIVPVLLGSGRPLFGALARDIELNQMTTYTLGGGFVQVKYKLM; encoded by the coding sequence ATGTTAGCTAAATGTTCAGTTTTTATTGCTACCAGTCTTGATGGATTTATTGCTAGAGATGATGGGTCTATTGATTGGTTAACGAAGGCGAATAATCTTGCGCCATCTGGTGAAGATGGTGGTTATAAATCATTTATATCAACAGTCGATGGATTAGTTATGGGAAGGTACTCCTTTGAGAAAGTATTATCATTTGAAACTTGGCCATATGGAGACCTTCCAGTAATGGTGATGACTAACCACCCCATAGAAATACCTGTGCATTTGAAAAAATGCGTCTCCACATCTTCAGAAACACCTACAGAACTAGTAAACCGGTTAACAAATGAAGGGTATAAGCATCTTTACATTGATGGAGGCATTACTATTCAAAACTTTATAGCTAGTGGCCTGATTAACGAATTAACAATAACTATTGTTCCGGTTTTGCTAGGTTCTGGTCGCCCATTATTTGGAGCATTGGCACGGGATATTGAATTAAACCAAATGACAACGTACACACTGGGTGGTGGTTTTGTCCAAGTTAAATACAAATTAATGTAA